One stretch of Danio rerio strain Tuebingen ecotype United States chromosome 6, GRCz12tu, whole genome shotgun sequence DNA includes these proteins:
- the prss60.2 gene encoding serine protease 60.2 precursor (The RefSeq protein has 1 substitution compared to this genomic sequence), with protein MWRLTCATLTLLICVKGSLSQLNVCGQAPLNSRIVGGVNAPEGSWPWQVSLQSPRYGGHFCGGSLISSEWVLTAAHCLPGVSESSLVVYLGRRTQQGVNTHETSRNVAKIIVHSSYNSNTNDNDIALLRLSSAVTFNDYIRPVCLAAQNSVYSAGTSSWITGWGDVQAGVNLPAPGILQETMIPVVANDRCNAQLGSGTVTNNMICAGLAKGGKDTCQGDSGGPMVTRLCTVWIQAGITSWGYGCADPNSPGVYTRVSQYQSWISSKISQNQPGFILFTPPSSCTSSSLTSSSCSGRCNEVYNTLNRCNCNANCATKCCTDYKQRCAS; from the exons ATGTGGAGATTGACTTGTGCCACTTTGACCCTACTCATATGTGTTAAAG GTTCACTTTCTCAGTTGAATG TTTGTGGACAAGCCCCTCTGAACTCCCGTATTGTAGGGGGTGTAAATGCACCTGAGGGATCATGGCCTTGGCAGGTTAGTCTACAGAGCCCTAGGTATGGTGGTCATTTTTGCGGAGGCTCCCTGATCAGCAGTGAATGGGTGCTGACAGCTGCTCACTGTTTACCTGG TGTCTCTGAATCCAGTCTTGTTGTGTACTTGGGAAGGAGAACACAGCAGGGAGTCAACACTCATGAAACTAGTAGAAATGTTGCAAAAATAATCGTTCACTCCTCCTACAACAGCAACACAAATGACAATGACATCGCTCTGCTGCGCCTGTCTTCTGCTGTTACCTTCAATGACTATATCAGACCTGTATGTCTGGCGGCCCAGAACAGTGTCTATAGTGCTGGCACCAGCAGCTGGATCACAGGCTGGGGAGATGTTCAGGCTGGAG TGAATCTACCTGCTCCTGGGATTCTGCAGGAGACTATGATTCCAGTTGTGGCCAATGATCGATGTAATGCTCAACTGGGTTCTGGAACTGTCACCAACAACATGATCTGTGCTGGTTTAGCAAAGGGAGGCAAAGACACCTGCCAG GGGGATTCTGGTGGTCCAATGGTGACTCGGCTGTGTACAGTGTGGATTCAGGCTGGTATCACCAGCTGGGGTTATGGCTGTGCTGACCCCAACAGTCCTGGGGTTTACACTCGTGTGTCACAGTATCAGAGTTGGATTTCAAGCAAAATCAGTCAGAACCAACCAGGATTCATTCTCTTCACCCCACCAAGTTCATGCACCTCCAGCAGCCTAA CCTCATCTTCCTGTAGCGGGAGATGCAATGAGGTGTACAACACACTCAATCGCTGCAACTGCAATGCCAACTGTGCTACAAAATGCTGCATGGATTACAAACAGCGTTGTGCCA GTTAA